In Rhinoderma darwinii isolate aRhiDar2 chromosome 9, aRhiDar2.hap1, whole genome shotgun sequence, the following are encoded in one genomic region:
- the LOC142660969 gene encoding L-lactate dehydrogenase A chain gives MASTKAKLIHNVVSEPAAPQNKVTIVGVGAVGMACAISILQKDLADELALVDVIEDKLKGEMMDLQHGSLFLRTPKIVSGKDYSVTANSKLVVVTAGARQQEGESRLNLVQRNVNIFKFIIPNIVKHSPNCILLVVSNPVDVLTYVAWKISGFPKHRVIGSGCNLDSARFRYLMGEKLGIHSLSCHGWVIGEHGDSSVPVWSGVNVAGVSLKTLNPDMGADNDKENWKAIHKEVVDSAYEVIKLKGYTSWAIGLSVADLAETTLKNLRRVHPISTMVKGMYGVKDDVFLSIPSVLGNQGITDVVNMTLKPDEEERLRKSADTLWSIQKELQF, from the exons ATGGCAAGTACCAAGGCAAAGCTGATCCACAATGTGGTCTCCGAGCCGGCCGCCCCCCAAAATAAGGTCACCATTGTTGGCGTTGGTGCAGTTGGCATGGCCTGTGCCATCAGTATCCTGCAGAAG GATCTGGCCGATGAGCTTGCCCTGGTCGATGTGATTGAAGACAAACTGAAGGGTGAAATGATGGATTTACAACATGGCAGCCTCTTCCTGCGGACTCCTAAGATTGTCTCCGGGAAAG ATTACAGCGTGACGGCCAATTCTAAGCTGGTGGTGGTCACAGCCGGAGCCCGTCAGCAAGAAGGAGAGAGCCGCCTGAACCTGGTGCAGCGCAACGTCAACATCTTCAAATTTATCATTCCCAATATTGTAAAGCACAGTCCTAACTGCATCCTGCTGGTTGTCTCCAACCCCG TTGATGTCTTGACCTACGTAGCCTGGAAAATCAGCGGCTTCCCCAAGCACCGCGTCATCGGCAGCGGCTGCAACCTGGACTCCGCTCGTTTCCGCTATCTCATGGGAGAGAAGTTGGGAATTCATTCCCTGAGCTGTCACGGCTGGGTTATCGGTGAACACGGAGACTCAAGTG TTCCCGTCTGGAGTGGGGTTAACGTAGCCGGCGTCTCTCTGAAGACCCTGAATCCTGACATGGGAGCAGACAACGATAAGGAGAACTGGAAGGCGATTCACAAAGAAGTAGTTGACAG TGCTTATGAAGTGATTAAGCTGAAGGGATACACGTCCTGGGCCATCGGCCTCTCCGTCGCAGACCTCGCTGAAACTACCCTAAAGAACCTTCGACGTGTTCATCCCATTTCCACAATGGTGAAG GGAATGTACGGTGTAAAGGACGACGTCTTCCTCAGCATCCCGTCTGTTCTGGGTAACCAGGGTATCACAGATGTGGTGAACATGACCCTTAAGCCAGATGAGGAGGAACGTCTTAGGAAGAGCGCGGACACTCTATGGTCTATCCAGAAGGAGCTGCAGTTTTAG
- the TSG101 gene encoding tumor susceptibility gene 101 protein, producing the protein MAVSEAQLKKMLTKYKYRDLSVREILNVIGLYRDLKPLPDNYVFNDGTSRELLSLAGTIPVPYKGNTYNIPICLWLLDTYPYNPPICFVKPTNTMTIKTGKHVDANGKIYLPYLHEWKHPPSDLLGLIQILIVVFGEEPPVFSRSSAPAPYMYPATGPPNTSYMPGAIPPYPSAGHPSNPSGYPGYYPAGGQYPPTSGPQMFPQPPVPHPQVTSSGPARDGTIGEDTIRASLISAVSDKLRWRMKEEIDRAQAELNALKRTEEDLKKGHQKLEEMVTRLDQEVTEVDKNIETLRKKDEELGAVVEKMESQSEYRDIDEVIVPTAPLYKQILNLYAEENAIEDTIFYLGEALRRGVIDLDVFLKHVRLLSRKQFQLRALMQTARKTAGLSDLY; encoded by the exons ATGGCGGTGTCAGAGGCCCAGCTCAAGAAGATGCTGACGAAG TACAAGTACAGAGACCTGTCCGTGCGGGAGATCCTGAATGTCATCGGGCTCTACAGAGACCTCAAACCCTTACCTGACAATTACG TTTTCAATGATGGCACCTCCAGAGAGCTCCTGAGTCTTGCGGGCACCATTCCTGTACCTTATAAGG gtAACACATACAATATTCCCATATGTCTGTGGCTGCTGGACACCTACCCATACAACCCCCCCATCTGCTTCGTTAAACCTACCAATACCATGACCATAAAAACCGGAAAACACGTAGACGCTAACGGCAAAATCTACCTCCCGTATCTGCACGAATGGAAACAT CCTCCATCAGACCTGCTGGGGTTAATTCAGATCCTGATTGTCGTATTTGGAGAGGAGCCACCAGTTTTTTCACGTTCTTCTGcaccagctccatacatgtacccGGCCACCGGACCTCCCAACA CCTCCTACATGCCAGGAGCCATCCCCCCTTATCCATCCGCAGGTCACCCATCTAACCCCAG CGGCTATCCCGGCTACTATCCAGCTGGTGGGCAATATCCCCCGACATCCGGCCCTCAGATGTTTCCTCAGCCCCCTGTACCTCACCCTCAAGTTACCAGCTCTG GTCCAGCTCGGGACGGCACCATTGGTGAGGACACAATCCGGGCCTCCCTTATTTCAGCTGTAAGCGACAAGTTAAGATGGAGGATGAAGGAAGAAATTGACCGCGCTCAGGCGGAGCTGAATGCTCTGAAGCGCACGGAAGAGGATCTGAAGAAAGGACACCAGAAGCTGGAGGAGATGGTCACCCGGCTGGACCAGGAAGTG ACGGAAGTGGATAAAAATATTGAAACCCTGAGAAAGAAAGACGAAGAGCTGGGAGCAGTGGTGGAGAAGATGGAGAGCCAATCAGAATACAGAGACATTGATGAGGTGATCGTGCcgacagccccgctctataagcaGATTCTGAACCTGTACGCCGAGGAGAACGCTATAGAGGACACCATCTTTTATCTGGGAGAAGCACTCCGGCGCGGCGTGATAGACTTGGACGTCTTTCTAAAG CATGTCCGTCTCTTGTCGCGCAAGCAGTTCCAGCTCCGGGCGCTGATGCAGACAGCCAGGAAGACGGCGGGACTGAGCGATCTGTATTAA